A single genomic interval of Antarcticibacterium arcticum harbors:
- a CDS encoding Gfo/Idh/MocA family protein, with amino-acid sequence MNSRRSFIKRSGLMVAASTLPLNLNCFMFLKQKQKLGVALVGLGNYSTGQLGPALLETQNCELKGIVTGSPEKIPVWQKKYGIKDANVYNYQNMHTIADNDEIDVVYIVLPVSLHAEYAIKAANAGKHVWCEKPMAKTSTECRQIIQACEKNKVKLSIGYRMQHEANTQTIMKWAHSQPFGKILNLEAAAGFNGRNIVPWKLKKEMGGGAMYDMGVYPLNAARYATAMEPVAVSATQSTSRPEMFREVDETTIFDLEFPGGVMAKCHTSFGENLNNLDIKCEKGWYYLRPFQSYSGVKGEASDGTILSPFGKNQQAVQMDNDALAILNKEPVRVPGEDGLRDIIILEKIYESAAQGGKRMKL; translated from the coding sequence ATGAACAGCAGGAGGAGTTTTATTAAGAGATCGGGGTTAATGGTCGCAGCCTCCACCCTGCCCCTTAACCTCAATTGTTTTATGTTTTTAAAACAAAAACAAAAATTGGGGGTAGCTCTGGTAGGGTTGGGAAATTACAGTACCGGTCAACTTGGACCCGCCCTGCTGGAAACACAAAATTGTGAACTTAAAGGCATAGTAACGGGCAGCCCGGAGAAGATCCCGGTTTGGCAAAAGAAATATGGGATTAAAGACGCCAATGTTTATAATTACCAAAATATGCACACCATTGCCGATAACGATGAGATTGATGTGGTGTATATAGTTTTACCTGTAAGCCTTCATGCTGAATATGCTATTAAAGCAGCAAATGCAGGAAAACATGTTTGGTGTGAAAAACCTATGGCTAAAACCTCCACAGAATGCAGGCAAATTATTCAGGCTTGTGAAAAAAATAAAGTAAAATTATCTATTGGTTACAGGATGCAACATGAGGCCAATACACAAACTATTATGAAGTGGGCACATTCCCAGCCCTTCGGAAAGATCCTGAACCTTGAGGCTGCTGCCGGTTTCAATGGCAGAAATATAGTTCCCTGGAAACTCAAAAAAGAAATGGGTGGCGGGGCCATGTATGATATGGGGGTTTACCCGCTTAATGCAGCGAGATACGCTACCGCTATGGAACCCGTCGCGGTAAGCGCTACCCAGAGCACCTCCCGGCCCGAAATGTTCAGGGAGGTAGATGAGACTACGATTTTTGACCTGGAGTTCCCGGGAGGGGTTATGGCAAAGTGCCATACCAGTTTTGGCGAAAATTTAAATAATCTTGACATAAAATGTGAGAAAGGTTGGTATTACCTTAGACCTTTTCAAAGCTATTCCGGTGTAAAGGGAGAGGCCAGCGATGGAACTATTCTTTCTCCCTTTGGTAAAAACCAACAGGCTGTTCAAATGGATAACGATGCCCTGGCAATTCTAAACAAAGAACCTGTTAGGGTACCGGGAGAAGATGGGCTAAGGGATATTATTATCCTGGAAAAGATCTATGAATCTGCAGCACAGGGAGGAAAACGAATGAAGCTATAA
- a CDS encoding HipA family kinase, with the protein MNLSTHLRQVTVTRYITPLREGGSLPALAEADDDFKYVLKFRGAGHGVKALIAELLGGEIARALGLKVPELVFADLDEAFGRTEGDEEIQDLLKGSQGLNLALHFLSGAINFDPVVTKPEAMLASKIVWLDAFITNVDRTFRNTNMLMWHKELWLIDHGASFYFHHSWANREKHAISPFSLIKDHVLLPQASMLQEADAACKVLLTEEKIREIVWLIPQDWLQWDDTGDSPEEIKEAYAGFLITRLTHSEIFIKEAQNARQTLI; encoded by the coding sequence ATGAATTTAAGCACCCATTTGCGCCAGGTTACCGTAACCAGGTATATTACCCCCTTAAGGGAAGGCGGTTCCCTCCCTGCACTGGCAGAGGCAGATGATGATTTTAAATATGTGCTGAAATTTCGCGGTGCCGGTCACGGAGTAAAAGCACTAATTGCCGAATTGCTTGGAGGTGAGATCGCCCGGGCTTTAGGCCTAAAAGTGCCCGAACTCGTATTTGCCGATCTGGATGAGGCTTTTGGCAGGACCGAAGGAGATGAGGAGATCCAGGACCTTCTCAAGGGAAGTCAGGGACTCAATCTCGCCCTACATTTTCTCTCTGGAGCAATTAATTTTGATCCCGTAGTGACAAAGCCTGAGGCAATGCTGGCTTCAAAAATTGTATGGCTGGATGCGTTTATTACCAACGTTGACCGCACTTTCAGGAATACAAATATGCTTATGTGGCATAAGGAACTGTGGTTAATAGACCACGGAGCTTCATTTTATTTTCACCATTCCTGGGCCAACAGGGAGAAACATGCCATAAGTCCTTTTTCGCTTATTAAGGACCACGTACTGTTGCCGCAGGCAAGCATGCTGCAGGAAGCAGATGCTGCCTGTAAGGTATTATTAACTGAAGAAAAGATCAGGGAGATCGTATGGCTTATTCCGCAGGATTGGCTGCAATGGGATGATACCGGTGATTCTCCTGAAGAAATTAAAGAAGCATATGCCGGATTTTTAATTACAAGACTGACGCATTCAGAAATATTTATAAAAGAAGCTCAAAATGCAAGACAAACACTTATATGA
- a CDS encoding DUF3037 domain-containing protein translates to MQDKHLYEYAVIRVVPRVEREEFLNVGIILFCKQSKFLQMKYELDENRLKCLAEDFDLEEVSKNLQSFEKIAHGDKDAGPIAQMDVPSRFRWLTAIRSSVIQTSRPHPGMSCKLDDTINRLFKELVQI, encoded by the coding sequence ATGCAAGACAAACACTTATATGAATATGCGGTAATACGCGTGGTACCAAGAGTGGAACGCGAAGAGTTTCTGAATGTTGGGATCATATTGTTCTGTAAACAATCGAAATTCCTGCAAATGAAATATGAGTTGGACGAAAACCGGCTCAAATGCCTTGCTGAGGATTTTGACCTGGAAGAGGTAAGCAAGAATTTACAGTCTTTTGAAAAAATAGCCCATGGTGACAAGGACGCCGGGCCTATTGCTCAAATGGATGTGCCTTCCAGATTCCGCTGGCTCACAGCTATACGCAGTTCGGTTATTCAAACTTCCAGACCACACCCGGGAATGTCCTGTAAACTTGATGATACCATTAACAGGCTGTTTAAAGAGCTGGTACAGATCTAG
- the nhaA gene encoding Na+/H+ antiporter NhaA, translating to MKKSTLDLYLLLPIKNFIEKQTSVGLLLIFSALIAMIVANSPWTEGYHSLWKQYIHIGINDFMIRKNLLHWINDGLMSMFFFLVGLELKREVLHGELSNIRGAILPIGAAVGGMAFPAIIYFMFTQGTPAISGWGIPMATDIAFALGILYLLGDKVPLSLKVFLTAIAIVDDLGAVLVIAFFYTSELSLESLGMGAFFLLILLSANKIGIRNTFFYAIMGIGGLWLAILLSGVHATIAAVLAAFAIPTSRRINTPVFLRKVKWLTNEIKNTLKVPREENEGEDHISNTIEKFSSLAEDATPPLQRLEHALHPFVSFVVLPIFAFANAGVTITAESLTFFTSPVALGVILGLIIGKFFGVVLLTRILIWLKICTLPKGVKWPHIYGVGILAAIGFTMSLFITELAFNDENFMVQAKIGILTASLVAGLLGYFYLKFISRKKKQKARKSTLQARREAFKKLEVI from the coding sequence ATGAAAAAATCTACCCTCGACCTTTATCTTTTACTTCCCATAAAGAATTTTATAGAAAAGCAAACCTCTGTAGGTTTGCTTCTCATTTTTTCAGCCCTTATAGCTATGATTGTTGCCAATTCTCCCTGGACAGAGGGATACCACAGTTTGTGGAAACAATATATTCATATTGGTATTAATGATTTTATGATACGCAAGAACCTGCTTCACTGGATCAATGACGGACTTATGTCCATGTTTTTTTTCCTGGTTGGGCTGGAACTTAAGAGGGAGGTCCTGCATGGGGAGCTTTCCAATATACGCGGAGCAATTTTACCAATAGGCGCGGCTGTGGGAGGTATGGCCTTCCCGGCAATTATCTATTTTATGTTCACCCAGGGAACCCCCGCAATTTCCGGATGGGGGATCCCAATGGCAACAGATATTGCATTTGCATTAGGGATCCTTTATCTGCTTGGAGATAAAGTGCCGCTTTCCCTCAAGGTGTTTTTAACCGCCATCGCCATTGTAGATGACCTTGGAGCAGTATTGGTGATCGCATTCTTTTATACATCAGAGCTGTCCCTGGAAAGTCTTGGTATGGGAGCCTTCTTTTTATTAATTCTTCTTAGTGCAAACAAAATAGGAATAAGAAATACATTCTTCTATGCCATTATGGGAATTGGAGGTTTATGGCTGGCTATCCTACTTTCAGGGGTTCACGCTACTATTGCTGCGGTACTGGCAGCTTTTGCAATCCCTACCAGCCGCAGGATCAATACACCGGTATTTCTGCGGAAGGTAAAATGGCTTACCAACGAGATTAAAAACACGCTAAAAGTTCCCAGGGAAGAAAACGAGGGAGAGGATCATATATCCAATACAATAGAAAAATTTTCTTCCCTGGCCGAGGATGCTACCCCTCCCCTTCAAAGGCTGGAGCATGCTTTGCATCCATTTGTGAGTTTTGTAGTACTTCCCATTTTTGCATTTGCAAACGCAGGAGTTACCATAACAGCCGAATCCTTAACCTTCTTTACAAGCCCTGTGGCATTAGGGGTTATTCTTGGCTTAATAATAGGGAAATTCTTTGGAGTGGTGCTCCTTACAAGAATTTTAATATGGCTCAAAATATGCACCCTGCCCAAAGGAGTGAAATGGCCACACATCTATGGCGTAGGTATTCTTGCAGCCATTGGGTTCACGATGTCCCTGTTCATTACAGAACTTGCTTTTAATGATGAAAACTTTATGGTACAGGCCAAGATTGGTATTCTTACAGCCTCATTGGTCGCCGGCTTACTGGGATATTTCTATTTAAAATTCATATCACGAAAGAAAAAGCAGAAAGCCAGAAAGAGCACTCTCCAGGCGCGCAGAGAAGCATTTAAAAAGCTGGAAGTTATTTGA